One genomic region from Chionomys nivalis chromosome 17, mChiNiv1.1, whole genome shotgun sequence encodes:
- the Csnk1e gene encoding casein kinase I codes for MELRVGNKYRLGRKIGSGSFGDIYLGANIASGEEVAIKLECVKTKHPQLHIESKFYKMMQGGVGIPSIKWCGAEGDYNVMVMELLGPSLEDLFNFCSRKFSLKTVLLLADQMISRIEYIHSKNFIHRDVKPDNFLMGLGKKGNLVYIIDFGLAKKYRDARTHQHIPYRENKNLTGTARYASINTHLGIEQSRRDDLESLGYVLMYFNLGSLPWQGLKAATKRQKYERISEKKMSTPIEVLCKGYPSEFSTYLNFCRSLRFDDKPDYSYLRQLFRNLFHRQGFSYDYVFDWNMLKFGAARNPEDVDRERREHEREERMGQLRGSATRALPPGPPTGATANRLRSAAEPVASTPASRIQQAGNTSPRAISRADRERKVSMRLHRGAPANVSSSDLTGRQEVSRISASQTSVPFDHLGK; via the exons GTGCCAACATTGCTTCTGGTGAGGAAGTAGCCATCAAGCTCGAATGTGTGAAAACAAAGCACCCGCAGCTCCACATTGAGAGCAAGTTCTACAAGATGATGCAGGGAGGAG TGGGCATCCCGTCCATCAAATGGTGCGGGGCCGAGGGTGACTACAATGTGATGGTCATGGAGCTGCTGGGGCCCAGTCTCGAGGACCTCTTCAACTTCTGCTCCCGAAAGTTCAGCCTCAAGACGGTGCTGCTGCTAGCCGACCAGATG ATCAGCCGTATCGAGTACATCCACTCCAAGAACTTCATCCATCGGGACGTGAAGCCGGATAACTTCCTCATGGGCCTGGGGAAGaaaggcaacctggtctacatcatTGACTTCGGCCTGGCCAAGAAATACCGTGATGCCCGCACCCACCAGCATATCCCCTACCGGGAAAACAAGAACCTGACTGGCACTGCCCGCTATGCCTCCATTAACACCCACCTGGGCATCG AGCAAAGCCGTCGAGATGACCTGGAGAGCTTGGGCTACGTGCTCATGTATTTCAACCTGGGCTCCCTGCCCTGGCAGGGTCTCAAAGCAGCCACCAAACGTCAGAAGTATGAACGTATCAGTGAGAAGAAGATGTCGACGCCCATTGAGGTCCTCTGCAAAGGCTACCCCT CTGAGTTCTcaacatacctcaacttctgcCGCTCCCTGCGGTTCGATGACAAGCCCGACTACTCCTACCTGCGCCAGCTCTTCCGCAACCTCTTTCACCGGCAGGGTTTCTCCTACGACTACGTCTTCGACTGGAACATGCTCAAATTC GGTGCAGCCCGGAATCCCGAGGACGTAGACCGGGAGCGACGAGAACACGAACGGGAAGAGAGGATGGGGCAGTTGCGGGGGTCCGCGACCAGAGCCCTGCCCCCTGGCCCACCTACGGGGGCCACCGCCAACCGACTCCGAAGTGCAGCCGAGCCTGTGGCTTCCACCCCAGCCTCCCGCATCCAACAGGCTG gCAATACTTCTCCCAGAGCAATCTCACGGGCCGACCGGGAGAGGAAGGTGAGCATGAGACTCCACAGAGGTGCGCCTGCCAATGTCTCGTCTTCAGACCTCACCGGGCGGCAAGAGGTCTCCCGGATTTCAGCCTCACAG ACAAGCGTGCCATTTGACCATCTTGGGAAATGA